A part of Drosophila ananassae strain 14024-0371.13 chromosome 2R, ASM1763931v2, whole genome shotgun sequence genomic DNA contains:
- the LOC6506883 gene encoding N-acetylgalactosaminyltransferase 6 translates to MRRPNLKWIVKTGLLVLVSLTLFVLITSWISSSPYTNKPVHHGIEPLPQQQGRSGDVLEKHDDVSQKKVHNPVEPDPDLEKKNEVEPDDEQEGEAKDAAEKENIVPLEDELQVVPPADMVKKDWHDYTAMERDAARVGLGEQGQAASLDDESQIETEKRMSLENGFNALLSDSISVNRSLNDIRHKQCRKKEYLTQLPTVSVIIIFWNEYLSVLMRSVHSLINRSPPELLKEIILVDDYSDREYLGHDLEAYIANHFKIVRVVRLPRRTGLIGARSEGARNATAEVLIFLDSHVEANYNWLPPLLEPIALNKRTAVCPFIDVIDHSNFQYRAQDEGARGAFDWEFYYKRLRLLPEDLKHPADPFKSPVMAGGLFAISAEFFWELGGYDEGLDIWGGEQYELSFKIWMCGGQMYDAPCSRIGHIYRGPRNHNPSPRKGDYLHRNYKRVAEVWMDEYKNYLYSHGDGIYERVDAGDLTAQKAIRTKLKCKSFRWFMEEVAFDLMKNYPPVDPPNYAMGAIQSVGNPQLCLDTMGRKKHNRMGMFACADDLKVPQKSQFWELSWKRDLRQRRKKECLDVQIWEANAPVWLWDCHGQGGNQYWYYDYHNKLLKHGMEGRRCLELLPFSHEVVVNNCDPKNHYMQWNFGIFNTTALDHYSEELVLSL, encoded by the exons ATGCGGCGGCCCAATCTCAAGTGGATCGTCAAGACAGggctcctggtcctggtctCCCTCACCCTGTTCGTGCTCATCACCAGCTGGATATCGTCCAGTCCGTACACCAACAAGCCCGTCCACCACGGCATTGAACCGCTTCCACAGCAACAAGGTCGTTCCGGCGATGTGCTGGAAAAGCATGATGACGTGAGCCAGAAAAAAGTGCATAACCCAGTAGAGCCAGATCCGGACTTGGAGAAAAAGAACGAAGTGGAACCCGATGACGAACAGGAAGGAGAAGCGAAAGATGCTGCGGAAAAGGAGAATATAGTACCACTGGAGGATGAGCTGCAGGTGGTGCCGCCGGCAGATATGGTAAAGAAGGATTGGCACGACTATACGGCCATGGAGCGAGATGCAGCGCGAGTGGGTCTCGGCGAACAGGGCCAGGCCGCCAGCTTGGACGATGAATCCCAGATAGAAACGGAGAAACGCATGTCTCTAGAGAACGGGTTCAATGCCCTGCTCTCCGACTCAATTTCTGTCAATCGTTCCCTGAATGATATCCGCCACAAACA GTGTCGCAAGAAGGAGTACTTGACCCAACTGCCCACCGTATCGGTGATCATTATATTCTGGAATGAGTACCTCAGTGTGCTTATGCGGTCCGTGCACAGCCTGATCAATCGCTCACCGCCTGAGCTGCTCAAAGAAATCATCTTGGTGGATGACTACAGCGATCGCGAGTACTTGGGCCACGATTTGGAGGCTTACATTGCCAATCACTTTAAGATTGTGCGCGTGGTCAGGCTCCCCAGACGCACAGGCTTGATTGGAGCTCGATCTGAGGGCGCCCGGAATGCTACTGCCGAAGTCCTGATCTTCCTCGACTCCCACGTGGAGGCCAACTACAACTggctgccgccgctgctggAGCCCATTGCCCTCAACAAACGGACGGCGGTGTGTCCCTTCATCGATGTTATCGACCACAGTAACTTCCAGTATCGTGCCCAGGACGAGGGCGCCCGCGGTGCCTTTGACTGGGAGTTCTACTACAAGAGATTGCGACTGTTGCCGGAGGACCTGAAGCATCCGGCGGATCCGTTCAAGAGTCCTGTCATGGCGGGCGGTCTGTTTGCCATCTCGGCGGAGTTCTTCTGGGAGCTGGGCGGCTATGATGAGGGTCTGGATATCTGGGGCGGCGAACAGTACGAGCTGAGCTTCAAGATCTGGATGTGCGGTGGTCAGATGTACGATGCACCCTGCTCTCGCATTGGACACATTTACCGGGGACCCCGCAACCACAATCCCAGTCCGCGAAAGGGCGACTATCTGCATCGG AACTACAAACGTGTGGCCGAGGTCTGGATGGATGAGTACAAGAACTACTTGTACAGCCACGGCGATGGTATCTACGAGCGGGTGGATGCCGGCGATCTGACCGCCCAGAAGGCCATCCGCACGAAGCTCAAGTGCAAGTCCTTCCGGTGGTTCATGGAGGAGGTGGCTTTCGACTTGATGAAGAACTACCCGCCGGTGGATCCGCCCAACTACGCCATGGGCGCCATTCAGAGTGTCGGCAATCCGCAGCTATGCCTGGACACGATGGGTCGCAAGAAGCACAACCGCATGGGCATGTTCGCCTGCGCCGACGACCTGAAGGTGCCGCAGAAGTCGCAGTTCTGGGAGCTGAGCTGGAAGCGTGATCTCCGGCAGCGACGCAAGAAGGAGTGCCTGGACGTACAGATCTGGGAGGCGAATGCGCCAGTCTGGCTGTGGGACTGCCACGGCCAGGGCGGCAATCAGTACTGGTACTACGACTACCACAACAAGCTGCTGAAGCACGGAATGGAGGGGCGGCGGTGCCTGGAGCTGCTGCCCTTCTCGCACGAGGTGGTCGTCAACAACTGCGACCCCAAGAACCACTACATGCAGTGGAACTTTGGCATTTTCAACACGACGGCACTGGACCACTACAGCGAAGAGCTCGTCCTAAGCCTGTAG